In one window of Helianthus annuus cultivar XRQ/B chromosome 17, HanXRQr2.0-SUNRISE, whole genome shotgun sequence DNA:
- the LOC110925363 gene encoding uncharacterized protein LOC110925363 — MSIEDEEKTAFIIDEGTFCYSKMPFGLKNAGATYQRFMNTLFREQRGRNLEVYVDDIVIKSLTEAAMIDDIAETLNTMQDVNMKLNPGKCCFGVEEGNFLGVVVTKGGIKANPEKTQAVAEMRSPRSLKDIQQLNGRLIALNRFLSKVADKTLPFMKVLKDCLQTNKFNWTTEAETAFQEIETYICKLPALATPVPGDPLLLYLSASKTTISAVMMVEREGKQIPIYFISRTLKGPEERYMPLEKLALALVFASRRLRRYFQGHKVTLGQILADFLAEVPEDEERELLRWEALEEEEKRREDEAVWKLFTDGASSEEGNGAGITLISPEGVELTYAIRLDFENTNNTAEYEALLAGMRLAQKMKAKHVEASTDSQLVVKQYQGEYEAKDGVMARYVAKVKETAKAFGTFKLEYIPRGRNRKSDALSKLASVAFDHLAKEVKVEVLTSPSLDVTEVATIEGSQETWMTPIIKFLRDGTLPEGEWAARKIRVKALQYELIGEELYRRSYLGPSLKCKDMEEAECVIREMHEGICGMHSGPRTVVRRAMNAGFYWPRMYETTSEEIKKCDNCQVHAPMTHQHKHPMVPVSTSWPFQKWAIDIIGPFPEGPGGVKYVVVAIDYFTKWIEAKPLAKITGDQMRRFVLDNIVCRYGVPKELVSDNGV; from the exons ATGTcaatagaagatgaagaaaagaccGCTTTCATCATCGATGAGGGAACATTTTGCTATAGTAAGATGCCCTTTGGTCTCAAAAATGCGGGGGCGACATACCAAAGGTTTATGAACACCTTGTTTAGGGAGCAAAGGGGAAGGAATCTAGAGGTGTATGTTGACGACATTGTCATCAAGAGTCTGACAGAAGCAGCCATGATAGACGACATAGCTGAGACTCTCAACACAATGCAGGATGTAAATATGAAGCTGAACCCCGGGAAATGCTGTTTCGGGGTAGAGGAAGGAAATTTCCTGGGGGTGGTGGTAACTAAAGGAGGGATAAAGGCAAACCCAGAGAAGACCCAGGCTGTGGCTGAAATGCGCTCCCCCAGGTCCTTGAAGGACATCCAGCAATTAAACGGAAGGCTGATTGCGCTAAATCGTTTCTTATCAAAAGTGGCTGACAAAACCCTCCCTTTTATGAAGGTGTTAAAAGACTGCCTCCAGACCAACAAATTCAACTGGACCACCGAGGCCGAAACCGCCTTTCAGGAAATAGAGACCTACATCTGCAAGCTCCCAGCGTTAGCCACCCCGGTGCCCGGGGACCCACTGCTCCTTTACCTATCTGCCTCTAAGACGACCATAAGCGCGGTTATGATGGTGGAACGGGAGGGGAAACAGATCCCCATATATTTCATCAGCAGAACACTTAAGGGGCCCGAGGAGCGGTACATGCCTTTAGAAAAGCTTGCGTTGGCCCTGGTTTTTGCATCTCGAAGGCTCAGAAGGTACTTCCAAGGGCATAAGGTCACCTTG GGACAAATACTGGCTGACTTCCTAGCAGAAGTACCTGAGGACGAAGAGAGGGAATTACTAAGGTGGGAGGCTTTggaggaagaagaaaagagaaGGGAAGACGAGGCTGTCTGGAAGTTGTTCACGGATGGAGCATCCAGTGAAGAAGGGAACGGTGCAGGCATCACGTTGATAAGCCCCGAGGGGGTTGAGCTGACATATGCTATAAGGCTGGATTTCGAAAACACCAACAATACCGCCGAGTATGAAGCCCTCTTAGCAGGGATGAGATTGGCACAGAAGATGAAAGCAAAACACGTGGAGGCTAGTACCGATTCACAGTTGGTGGTAAAGCAGTATCAGGGGGAATATGAAGCCAAGGATGGCGTCATGGCTCGGTATGTGGCGAAAGTTAAGGAAACAGCTAAGGCGTTCGGAACCTTCAAACTGGAATACATCCCCCGAGGGAGGAACAGGAAATCTGATGCACTGAGCAAGCTAGCTTCAGTGGCATTCGATCACCTCGCGAAGGAAGTCAAAGTAGAGGTCCTGACATCCCCCTCCCTGGACGTAACGGAAGTGGCCACAATCGAAGGTTCCCAAGAAAcatggatgactccaatcattaAATTCCTCCGGGACGGGACCTTACCCGAGGGGGAATGGGCGGCCAGAAAGATAAGGGTCAAAGCCCTACAATATGAGCTGATTGGGGAGGAGCTATACCGAAGATCATATCTGGGTCCGTCCCTAAAGTGCAAAGATATGGAAGAGGCCGAATGCGTGATTAGGGAAATGCACGAGGGAATCTGTGGAATGCACTCAGGACCAAGAACGGTTGTAAGAAGGGCAATGAACGCAGGATTCTACTGGCCGCGAATGTACGAGACGACATCTGAAGAAATCAAGAAGTGTGATAACTGCCAAGTACATGCACCAATGACCCACCAGCATAAACACCCTATGGTCCCGGTCTCGACATCTTGGCCATTCCAAAAATGGGCCATCGACATAATCGG